CTCGACAGGAGCAACAGCCACCTCCACGGGAAGATAGGCACCACGGGAAGCGGTTGCGGCCCTGCAAACGCGGACAGGGTGATGAGGAAGGCGAAACTGGCCAGAGAAGTCAAGGAACTTGAACCCTATCTAACCGATGTCGCCGCTGAGGTCAACGACACGCTCGACGAGGGCAAACTCGTCCTCGTTGAGGGAACGCAGGGCTTCGGGCTAAGCCTCTACTACGGCACCTACCCCTACGTCACCTCAAAGGACACCACCGCTTCCGCCATAGCGAGCGACGTTGGAATAGGCCCAACGAGGGTCGATGACGTCATAGTGGTTTTCAAGAGCTTCCCGACGAGGGTCGGCGCTGGGCCTTTCCCGACGGAGATGAGCGAAGAAGAGGCTGAAAGGCTCGGCCTCGTCGAGTACGGCACCGTAACTGGGAGGAGGAGAAGGGTTGGCTGGTTCGACTTCGAGTTCGCCCGCTACTCCGCGAGGCTCAACGGCGCCACGATGCTCGCTTTAACGATGCTCGACAAGTACGACAGAGAAGCCTTCGGCGTCACCGACTACGATAAGCTACCGAGAAAGGCAAGGGAGTTCGTTGAAGAAATTGAAGAGCGCATAGGTGTCCCGGTAGCGCTCATAAAGACCGGGCCGGAGCTGGAGCACATAATAGACAGGAGGGAAGTCATTTAACCGTGTACTTGCCCTCCACCTGGGCCAGTCTGAGCTTTGACGTCAGTCCTCCAGCAGGGACGAAGTCGTGCTCCAACAGCTCGCCGGTCAGGGTGTTGAACTTGGCGAAGTACGTTCCCTTTCCTCCGACCCCTTTTATGCTCGCGTAGCCCTCCTCGATGTTGTGGGCGACCCATTCTATTGAGACGCTGTCCCCGTAGTTCTCCCCCACGAACCTCTCGAATGCCTTCGCTATGGCGCTCTCTATGTACTGATACTCGAAGGAAAGAACCTCCCCAGTTTTCCTGTGGATCACCAGCTTTCCGAAGGTCTTCGAACCGGTGAACTCGACCTCCCAGTGGTCCGAGAGCCTCAGCCCCTCCACCGACGGGTTTGGCTCGACATCGGCTATTCTCTCAAGGGCTATCTCCTCGACGACGCTTCCCTTTACGAACCTGTCCATCTCCCCCAAATTACCTTCCCTCGACACGAGGAGCCTCACTACCTGCCTTTCGTTCTCGAGGGTTATGCTGAACCCCTCCCCCGACTCCTCAACGAAGACAGCCTTGAATCCTGGATAGCGCTCCAGGGCCAGTTCCACTGCCAGGTCACGCTCTATGGTAACGTTCTTCTCGATGATCTCGCCGCTGGACCCGTCGTATGTTATGCTCGCCTTTATACCCCTCCCCTCGAACTCCGCTCTGACGATCTGGTGGTTTGTCACCCTGCAGGACCTGAGCTCAAGGCTATCCAATGCCGGAACGCTTCCGAGGGCCTTCCGAAGAACCTCCACCGGCGAGCTTAGGCTCCTCTCCTCCAGAACCTCCCCAGTCCTGGGTTCGAGGGAGAGGACTTTAACGGATCCCTCAGCTATCAGATCCACCACGATTCTCTCGGGCTTCCTCTCGATTCCTATGATCCTGCCGTCTGGGTACTTGCCGAGCAGGATTTCCAGCACTGCTTCCTCGCTCAGGACGGGAGAGACCCTTTTCACCTCGCCGCTGTAGGAGTTGATCTCCACCTCAAAGAGGTACCGCCGGGTTTTTCCTCTGAGAACCGTGAAACGGCTCCTTTTCGTTGCTTCAATGACGTTGGGCTCCTCCCCTGTGGCATCAAAGACGGCCTTTCCGGCGAGCTCCAGGAGAACCTCATCGGGAAGAGGCTCCGCCTCGGCCCAGACGCGCCCCTCGTTGAAGTCAAAATGAACCCTGACCTCGTTTCTGCCTGCCTCAAAGACCAGCTCCGCGCCCTCCGGAACGTAGGCCTTCCTCGTCTGGACGACCTTCAGGTCGAGCCATTCCTTCCTGACCGCCTCTTCGATGACGAACCTCTCCGGACCGGGGGCTTCTTTGATCTCTACCTCGGTGGCCTGGACCGTCGCAACGTCCTCCAGGAGAACCTTCATAGCCAGGCCCTTCAGCTCCCCCTCCGCCTTCATTACCACCCTGTCCCCGTCCACGAGGGCCTTTCCACTGTCGCTTTCCCTGCTCCATGAGACGATGTAAACGGGCCTGAGCTTGAGTCTCAGCGCCTTGACCTTCGAGGCCTCCGGTGAAACGCCGTACTTGTACGCGGCCACCTTCCTGGCCTCTTCCACGAGGTTTTTGGTGTCAAGGGGTTCCACGAGCGGCCCGTCGAGGACGAACTCCCTGAACTCCACTCCCTCCCTGCTTTCCTCCTCCCCAATTAGCTTTTCGAGAAGCGTCCGAGGAGGTTCTATGGAGTACCTGTTGAAGGCCTCTGCCAGCCACTCGGGGCCCAATACCTTTACCCCCTCCTGTTCCAGCCCTGGCCAGTCCCCGCCGAGTACTATGAGAATCGCGCGGTCATACTTCTTTAATACCAACTTGAGCCACTCGCTCCTGGCCTTCCCTCGGAGTAGAGAAACCGCGAGCCTTTCCGGGCCCTGGAACGGGTTTTCCCTCTCTCCAATGACCGTGATTAGCCTGGCGTCTCCCTTTTTCTTGTACTCCCTGCCGACTTCCGCGTATCCGGCTTTCCTGAGCAGTTCTGCCAAACCCTCCACCAGAAAATCGTCGGGTGCCAGAAGGATTATTGATGGGTCCCACCTCATGTTATCCCCCTAAGGGATAAAAATGGGGAGGATAAATAGTTTGCTGGAGGTAAAACCCCGTTATTGAGCCGAAGAGTACGATTTTTCAACCAGCCACTTAACAATTGTTTCGTGGAACTCCTCGGCCCACTCGGGGTCTTCAAATATCTCGTGGTACGCCCCCTCGAACTCCCTCAGGGTTTTGTCCTCGACGGCCAGCTCCTCGAAGAGTCTGCGTGAGCCTTCAGGCGGGGTTATTACATCGCCAGTGCCGATCAGAAGGAGGATCGGGACTTTTATCTTGTCCGCCTCCCTGTGGGCCAGCTCCATGTTCACGAAGATGCTCCTTCCCAGCTTGGCCGAAATCCTGTCGTGGACGAGTGGGTCTTCAACGTACCTCCTTACAGCTTCCCCGTTCCTTGAGAGGAGTTCCGGCTTTATGCCGTTGGAGAGAACAACACCAGGAGCGATCTTTCCAAGGAACTTCGCGAGGGCCACCATGAAGCCCGGCGTTTCCGGGCTCTTGGCGAGGGCAGGCGAGGAAGCTATTAATCCCCGTATTTTATCGGGCCGCGTCTCAGCGTACCTGATGACAGTTAGACCACCGAGGCTGTGGCCGAAGAGGAAGGGCTTCTCCCCGATCTCCTCGATTATCGAGTCGATTATTTCCATCGCCTCCTCGACGCTCGTGTGCCCTCTCTTGCCAGGGCTTTTCCCGTGGCCGGGCCAGTCGAAGGTGTAAACTCCAAAGCCGGCATAGTTGAGTTCCTTAATCAGTCTTCCATACCTTCCGCTGTGCTCGCCGAGGCCGTGGACGAGAACGACCCAGCCGAGCTTTGCTTCGCCGAATTTGGCCTTGTAAACCTCCATTTAGATCACCCGGATAGGGCCGCTGGAAGTCATTCCCACAATGTGCAGTTTCTCAGAAAAGGTTTTTGGGAGTATACACAGCGCGACAACCGTGCACCACTTCTACGGAAACCGTCTGGCCCTAGCTGGGCGATCGTCGCGACGACTCCCTTTCCACACAATTCTGTCCTATGGAAACTCTACGATGCAGACAACGATCTTGACGTGACAATGCTTTCCTTTCCACACAATTCTGTCCTATGGAAACTTCGTCAAGGCATGGGATCTCATTCTTACACAATTCGACTTTCCACACAATTCTGTCCTACGGAAACTCCTGGACGTCAAGGAAGAGTACGTACTCCCCGGGTTCGTCTTTCCACACAATTCTGTCCTACGGAAACGGGCAGAATCAGAACGTTTCAGCGCTCGCGA
This Thermococcus cleftensis DNA region includes the following protein-coding sequences:
- a CDS encoding adenylosuccinate synthetase encodes the protein MPSYIVVGGQWGDEGKGSIIAYLALKDGPEVIARGGVGTNAGHSVFINGKRYAVRQLPTGFVQTKARLLVGAGVLVDPEVFFHELEHLKDFNVSERVGIDYRCAIIEERHKELDRSNSHLHGKIGTTGSGCGPANADRVMRKAKLAREVKELEPYLTDVAAEVNDTLDEGKLVLVEGTQGFGLSLYYGTYPYVTSKDTTASAIASDVGIGPTRVDDVIVVFKSFPTRVGAGPFPTEMSEEEAERLGLVEYGTVTGRRRRVGWFDFEFARYSARLNGATMLALTMLDKYDREAFGVTDYDKLPRKAREFVEEIEERIGVPVALIKTGPELEHIIDRREVI
- a CDS encoding alpha/beta hydrolase; this encodes MEVYKAKFGEAKLGWVVLVHGLGEHSGRYGRLIKELNYAGFGVYTFDWPGHGKSPGKRGHTSVEEAMEIIDSIIEEIGEKPFLFGHSLGGLTVIRYAETRPDKIRGLIASSPALAKSPETPGFMVALAKFLGKIAPGVVLSNGIKPELLSRNGEAVRRYVEDPLVHDRISAKLGRSIFVNMELAHREADKIKVPILLLIGTGDVITPPEGSRRLFEELAVEDKTLREFEGAYHEIFEDPEWAEEFHETIVKWLVEKSYSSAQ